ATTAGCGAACTTCGCCAGCGGGTCAGCGCGCTCGAACAGCGAATAACCGGTCTTCAGCCGTCAGCCCAACCCCCTTCGGTGGAGAAATAACTCATGGATCTGCTGATTATTTTAACCTACGTGGCGATTGCCTGGTCGATATTTAAAATATTCAAGATCCCGGTAAATAAATGGACGGTTCCCACCGCGGCGCTGGGCGGGGTATTTATTGTTAGCGCGCTTATTTTATTAATGAACTACAACCATCCTTACACCTTTACCGCGCAAAAAGCGGTTATTTCTATTCCGATTACCCCGCAGGTGACCGGGGTGGTTAGCAGCGTCACGGATAAAGCAAATCAACGGGTTAAAAAGGGTGAAGTTCTGTTTACCATCGACCCGGTACGTTATCAGGCGCGGGTCGACAGGCTGCAGGCTGACCTGGTCACCGCGCTGCACAGCATCAACACGCTGAAAGCCCAGCTTTCTGAGGCCCAGGCAAACACCACGCGCGTCTCGGCGGAGCGCGATCGTCTCTATAAAGACTATCAGCGTTATCTGAAGGGCAGCCAGGCGCGGGTAAACCCGTTTTCGGAAAGCGATATCGATAACGCCCGGCAAAACTACCTGGCCCAGGATGCGATGGTGAAAGGATCGGTCGCGGAGCAGGCGCAAATCCAGAGTCAGCTCGACAGCATGGTTAACGGCGAGCAGTCGCAGGTGGTGAGCCTGCGCGCGCAGCTGGCGGAGGCGAAATATAACCTCGACCAGACCACCGTGCGTGCGCCCAGCGATGGCTATATCACCCAGGTTTTGATTCGCCCTGGAACCTATGCGGCCTCGTTGCCGCTGCGCCCGGTAATGGTGTTTATCCCACAGCAAAAACGGCTGATTGTGGCGCAGTTCCGGCAAAATTCGTTGCTCAGACTTGAGGCGGGCGACGATGCTGAAGCGGTGTTTAACGCGCTGCCGGGCCAGGTCTTTCATGGCAAGCTGGTGAGTATTCTGCCGGTGGTGCCGGGGGGAACGTATCAGGCGCAGGGCACGCTGCAAGCGTTGACGGTCACGCCGGGCACCGACGGCGTGCTGGCAACCATCGAACTCGATCCCAATGCCGCCGTGGACGCGCTACCTGACGGCATTTACGCCCAGGTGGCGGTCTATTCCGACCATTTCACCCACGTTTCGGTGATGCGCAAAGTACTGCTGCGCATGACCAGTTGGATGCACTATCTTTATCTGGACCACTAAACCGAGATTGATGACAAACCTGTTTTAGATAATGTATTCGCATTTCTGCCGGATGGCGGCTAGCCGCCATCCGGCAACTCCAGAAAGGCGCACTTTGTCAGCAATCTGCTAAACCCCTTCCCGTTGCTTATGATTCCCTTCCGTCGCAGACGAAAATTTTTGGTGATGCCTGTCACTATTTCAGCGTCCTGCGTTGACAAATTGCGCAAATGATCGGAACAATAGTTTCATTAAATCACTATAATCATGAAACTAAAACTTCATTTGCCAATATCAGGGATTCGTATGAGCAGATTATTTGCTGGAGCACAGAATCTGGGTAAGTCGTTTATGCTGCCGATAGCCATTCTCCCCGCCGCGGGGTTGTTACTGGGCTTTGGCGGCGTGTTCACAAACCCGGTGACCCTATCAACCTACCCGTTTCTTAATGGCGAAGTTGTACAGGCGATTTTTACCGTTATGCGCCTATGCGGCAGCGTGGTTTTCGACAACCTGGCGCTGCTTTTTTCCGTCGGCATTGCCGTTGGGCTGGCGCGTAGCGACAAAGGCACTGCCGGGCTGGCGGCGGTACTCAGTTTTCTGGTGATGAACAAGGCCATCAGCGCGCTACTGCTGCTGAACGGCACGCTGGCCAGCGAGAATCTGGCCGCCGCCGGGCAGGCAAGCGTACTGGGGATCACCACGCTGCAAACCGGCGTGCTGGGCGGGGTGATGTGCGGCCTGCTGACCTCCTGGGTACATAGTCGCTACGGTAAAACGCAGTTGCCTGACATGCTGGCGTTTTTTAGCGGTTCGCGCTTTGTGCCGATCATGACTTCTTTCTTCGCCATCTTCCTTGGCGTCGCGCTGTTCTGGGTGTGGCCGCACGTGCAGGCCGGGATTTCACATCTGGGGATCCTCGTTGAGAAGACCGGGTACGTCGGTACATTGATTTACGGCATGATCCTCAAGTGCCTCATCCCCCTCGGTTTGCACCATATTTTCTATATGCCGTTCTGGTTAACCAGCGTCGGCGGGGAAGCGATGGTCAACGGGCACATGGTTGAGGGAACGCAGAAAATCTTTTTTGCCCAGTTGGCCGACCCCTCCGTCACCCAGTACTACATCGGCGTGTCACGCTTTATGGCGGGACGCTTTGCCGACTTTATGTTTGGCCTGCCGGGCGCGGCGCTGGCTATCTATCATTGTGCGAAGCCGGAAAACAAAAAGAAAGTCGCCAGCCTGATGCTCTCCGCTGCCCTGACCGCATTCGTCACCGGGATCACCGAGCCGCTGGAGTTCGCCTTTATGTTCTGCGCGCCGCTGCTCTACGCGGTGCATATCGTCCTGACCGGCTTCGCCTTTATGTTCTCGCATATGCTGGAAATTACCGTTGGTCAGACGTTCTCCGGCGGACTGGTGGATTTCCTGCTCTTCGGCGTGCTGCAAGGCAATGCCAAAACCAACTGGATCTACATCTTCCCGCTGGGCACGGTGATGTTCTGCACCTACTACTTCTCGTTCCGCTTCCTCATTCAATGGCGTCAGTTGAAAACGCCGGGACGTGAAGATGAAAGCGAAGAGACGCCGACGGCCAGCGTGTCGCAGGACGTTCGCGCAGCGGGCATTGTTGAGGCGCTGGGCGGTCGGGACAACATCGTTGATGTGGACTGCTGCGCGACCCGCCTGCGGATCACCGTCAACGATGCGGAAAAGGTGAAGCTGGATGATTTCAAACAGCTCGGCAGCAAAGGCGCATTTATTCGCGGTCAGGGCGTACAGGTGGTTTACGGGCCGCACGTGACGCTGGTTAAAAACGAAGTCGAAGAATTTATCGGTTCATAAAGAGAGCAGTCTTATGAAAGCAGTTATGTTGATGTTTGACACCCTGACCCGCAATCACCTTGCGCCCTACGGCGGCGATGCGATAACGCCGAACTTCACGCGCCTGGCGCAGGAATCCGCGCAGTTTGATAACTTTTACGTCGGCAGCATGCCCTGTATGCCCGCACGCCGCGAACTGCACACCGGGCGCTACAACTTCCTGCACCGCAGTTGGGGGCCGCTGGAGCCGTTTGACTTCTCCGCGATGCAGGCCCTGCGCCAGCATGGCGTCCACACGCATATGGTTACCGACCATAAACACTACTGGCGTGACGGCGGCGCCACCTACCATACCCGCTACTCGACGTTTGAGTTTATTCGCGGTCAGGAGGGAGACTGCTGGAAAGGCCAGGTGGAGAAGCCGCTGATCCAGTGGCAGGGCAATGAAGACGAAGAGACCCGCCGCCGCCGCGCAGGGCGCATGACCCAGGACTTAATCAACCGCACGGCGATGCCGACGCAAGAGGAGCACTTTACCCATCGCACCATCAGCGCCGGGATGGAGTTCCTTGAGACCAACCGGGACCAGGAAAACTGGTTCCTGCAAATTGAGTGTTTCGACCCGCATGAACCGTTCTTCGTCCCGGAAAAATACCTGGCGCAGTATGGCTGCAAACCGGGTGACTTTGACGGCTGGGTGCCTTACTACTGCGGCGCGCCGGGCGGTGAAGACGACGACAAGGTGCGCAAGTTCTACCAGGCGCTGATCACCATGTGCGACGACTATCTCGGTCAGGTGATGGATAAGCTCAAGGCGCTGGACCTGTGGGACGATACGCTGTTTATCGTCTGCACCGATCACGGCTTCCTGCTGGGCGAACACCAGTGGTGGGGCAAAAATATCATGCCGGTGTATAACGAAATCGCCAATACGCCGTTCTTTATTCGCGATCCGCGCTGTCAGGCTGAAGGCGTGCGGCGCCAGGTGCTGGCCCAGACCATTGATATCCCGGCGACGCTGCTGGAGTACTTTGACGTCCCGCGCCCGGCAACCATGACCGGGCAGCCGCTGCGCCCGGCGGTTGAGCGCGATGAAGCCATTCGCGACTACGCGTTGTTCGGCTATTTTGGTGGGCATATCAATATCACTGACGGCGATTACGTCTATATGCGCTGCCCACGCGAGCAGGATAAAGCGCATTTGTACGAATACACGCTGATGCCAACGCGCATCGACAGCCCGTTTAAAATCGACGAGCTGAAAGATATTCGTATTCACCCCGGCTTTGATTTCACCCAGGGCGTGCAGGTGATGCAGATCCCCGCCACCTTTGGCTATCTCAACCCGTGGCGCTTTGGCGATAAGCTGTTCGATATCAAAAACGATCCGCGACAATTGCATCCCGTCACCGATAGCGCGCTATCTCAGCATTACGCCAGCGCGATAATCCCAGTGATGCGCCAGCACGATGCGCCGCCGGAGCTGTATACGCGTTTCGACCTGGAATCCCTGTCGCCCGAACGCGACCAGCAGTTCGCTGTGTGCCAGCAGGAATCAACGGCGGGTTATACCGGCGTGCATCCGGGTGTCGCGGAAGCGCTGGCCTTCCTCGTGCGCAACAGCGATTCACAGACGCTGGACTTTGCTGAGGATAAAGTGATTGATGAGGCTGATATCTTCACGCTGATTGACCGCCTGTTTACCGGCGACAAGCATCGGGCGATGGTCTATCAGACGCGGCTGCTGCTGCGCACGGCTTAGGAAAAGTGAGCATGGAGTGGCGTCTGGAAAATGCGCGTTTCCGTATGGTGATGCAGGCTGTTGGCGCGGAGCTAAGCGAACTGTGGGATAACCATCGCCAGCGCAGCTGGATATGGCAACCGCAGGCGGGAGTATGGAACAACTCGGCGACGCAGCTGTTTCCTGTTGTGGGGCAGCTCATCCACAATGGCTTATGGCAGGGCGAGCGTTTTTTTCCGCTCACCGCGCACGGATTTCTGCGCCACCAGACGTTCACCTGCGTGTCGCAGGATGCCACTCATCTGGTCCTTGAAGCATCCGATACCAATGAAACGCGCGAGGTCTGGCCGTTTGCGTGGCGCATACGCTTGACGTGGCGGCTAAATGACGATGGCATCAGCGTAGATTGGGCGGTGATTAACGAGGATAGCCAGCCCTGGGGCTATTCGCTGGGTTGGCATCCCGGCTTCGCGCTGCCGATTGCCCGCGAGCCGGGCTGGCAGGTGCGTTTCGATCGCGTCTGCGCGGGTCCCTTTGCGACGGTGCGGCGCACGCTGGCGATCCCCGACGACGCGCCGGACGTCTCGGCGTTTATATTGTCGCCGGATAGCTTCGCCGGAGGCGCTGTCTATTTTGCGCTGGGAGAGGGTAACCGCTGGGCGGTCTGCTCCCCGGATGGCCGGGAACAAATCGCCTTTTCCGGTAGCCAGAAATGGCTGGCGCTATGGGGCGTTCCGGGCGCGGATCTGCTGTGCGTGGAGCCGCTCAACGGCACCACCGACGATCCCCATTTTGATGGGCAAATAACCCATAAGCGCGGCATTAAGTGGCTGGCGGCGGGGGAAACGCACCACCATCAGCTCTCACTAAGCTTCCCGGCAGACAGCGAACGGCAAGCGGGCTAAACTACCTGACTTAACGCGCGGTCGGGAGAGCCCACAGTGAGTGTGAATAAAAAAAACGTACGCGTCTACCTTGCCAATATCCTCAGTAACCTCGGGGAAACGGACGGCAAAATAGCGGGTTATATCCTGCAGAAGCCGGCGCAGGTGGTGCAGCTACCGGTGAAAAAGCTGGCGCTGGAAATTGGCGTAAGCGAAGCCACCATCATCCGTTTTTGCAAGAAAATTGGTTACGCCGGGCTATTGAACCTGAAAGCGGATCTGAAGCGCGAGCTGCTGGACGATAGCGATTTATCGCTGCCTTCGTCGCCGGATATTTTCCTTGATGATTCGCGTAACGACGTGGCGCAAAAAATCGCGCTCACTATTGAAACCTCAACCCGGGAAACCATCGGCCTGCTGGAGATGAAAATCGTCAAGCCTGTGGTCGAGCGATTTCTGAGCGCGCGACGGGTGATGTTTGTTGGTTTCGGCGCGTCGGGGCTGGCGGCGCTGGAAGCGCGGGATAAGATGAACCGCTTAGGGATTGATTCCGAAGCCTTTACCGACCGCTTCACCATGACCTTAAAGTTGGCAAACCTGAAGGCCGATGATCTGGTGGTGGCCTTTTCGCACTCCGGGGAAACGCCGGAGGTGGTTAACGCCTTCCGTCTTGCGCAAAAGAAGGGAGCCTGGACGCTGGCAATTACTCATAGCCCCCATTCTCCGCTCACTGAGCTGGCGAACACCTTCTGGCTGACCAGCGGCGAAGCGGGGCCGATGCAGGGCGATTCCATCTCAACGCGTATTGCGCAGCTGTTCATCATTGAATTCCTGTGCACCGAAATTACCCGCCACAACTTACGCGATAGCGGCGTTACCGGGTTGTCGATTAAAGAACTATTGATAAAAGAGCGTATTAAGCGCGAATCTTCAGAGTGAATATTATGCTCCCGGCTCGCACTGCGTTTAGCTGGGCTACAGGTTCACTGCGGTCTGTGGACCCGTAGCCCGGAAAAGGCGCGTCAAGCGCCGCCTCCGGGGAATGCGCCGGGGCTCGCGGAATTTCCTTTTGCTTCGCGGTTTTTTACCGCAGCCTGCACCATACTTACCTTTTTGTTGGCGAAAGGAGCAGTCAATGAAACTGATCGGCAGCTATACCAGTCCCTTTGTGCGCAAAATTTCCGTCATTTTGCTGGAAAAAGATATTCCCTTCGAGTTCGTCAACGAATTCCCTTACAACGACGTCAATGGCGTATCGCAGTATAACCCGCTGGGGAAAGTGCCCGCGCTGGTCACCGACGATGGTGAATGCTGGTACGATTCGCAGATTATCGCACAGTACCTGGAGCAACTCGGTGTCGCACCGAATATGCTGCCAGCGGAGCCACAAGCCGCGTTGAAAATGCGTCAACTTGAGGCGCTGGCTGATGGTGTTATGGAAGCCGCACTGGCTCTGGTGCGAGAGAAAACGCGCCCGGCGGCACAGCAGTCTGAAAGCGAACTGCTACGCCAGCGGGAAAAGGTTGCGCGCGGTCTGGATGCGCTCGAAGGCTATGCGAGTGACGGGACTTTACGCCCGGATGAAGTCAACCTGGCGACCATTTCGGCGGCCTGCGCTATTGCTTACCTTAACTTTCGCCGCGTCGCGCCGGGCTGGTGCGCCACCCGCCCTAAGCTGGTCAGACTGGTGGATTCGCTCTTTCAGCGCGCCAGCTTTGCGCGCACCGAACCGCCGAGGAGTTGACCCAGGCAGGTAACAGTTTCTGCCCGGAGGCGTTACAATCACCGCTTATTTGTTGACTCCCTCTCCCGTTGGGAGGGGGGAAAATAACTTACCGCCAGGCCCATTCATGACTACCGAGATTCGTGCGCTTTACACCCGGCTTCCGGCCATCGATCGCCTACTTCGCGAACCCGCATTTTCCACGCTGCTGACGCAATATGGCCACTCCCAGACGGTGACGCTGCTGCGCCAGATGCTGGAAGAAGCAAGAGAGCACATCCGCCAGAGCCAGGCGCTACCCAACTGGAGCGATGACTGGTTGCAGGAAACCACGCGGCGATTAACGCAGACGCAGCAGAGCGCGCTGCGCCCGGTTTTCAATCTGACGGGTACCGTATTGCACACCAATCTGGGCCGTGCCATTCAAGCGGAGGCGGCGGTTGAGGCGGTTGCTCAGGCGATGCGTGCGCCGGTAACGCTGGAATACGATCTCGACGATGCCGGACGCGGTCACCGTGACCGGGCGCTGGCTGAGCTGCTTTGCCGGATAACCGGCGCGGAAGATGCCTGTATCGTCAACAACAACGCGGCTGCGGTGTTGCTGATGCTGGCGGCAACCGCTAACGGCTGCGAGGTGGTGGTATCGCGCGGCGAGCTGGTGGAAATCGGCGGTGCGTTCCGCATTCCCGACGTGATGCGCCAGGCGGGCTGTATCCTGCATGAAGTGGGGACCACCAACCGCACCCACGCCAAAGATTATCGTCAGGCGGTCAATGAAAATACCGGCCTGTTAATGAAGGTGCATACCAGCAACTACAGCATCGAGGGCTTCACGAAAGCTGTCGATGAAACCGAGCTGGCCGAGATAGGCCGCGAGCTGAATATCCCGGTGGTGGTTGACCTTGGCAGCGGATCGCTGGTCGATTTAAGTCACTATGGCCTGCCGAAAGAGCCGATGCCACAAGAGCTGATTGCCGCAGGCGTCAGCCTGGTGAGCTTCTCCGGCGATAAACTGCTGGGTGGCCCGCAGGCAGGGATTATCGTCGGCAAAAAGGCGCTGATTGCGCAATTGCAAAGCCATCCGCTGAAACGTGCTCTGCGGGCGGATAAAATGACCCTCGCGGCGCTGGAAGCCACGCTGCGCCTCTATCTGCATCCGGAAAAGCTGGCCGCCGAGCTGCCGACCTTGCGCCTGCTGACCCGCCAGGCGGATGAGATTCGCCAGCAGGGCGAGCGCGTACTGTCCGTGCTGGCGGCGCATTATGCTGATTTTGACCTGCGGGTTGAGCCATGCCTGTCGCAAATTGGTAGCGGGTCGCTGCCGGTGGACCGTTTACCCAGCGCGGCGCTAACCTTTACCCCGCGCGATGGTCGCGGCAGCCAACTGGAGGCTTTAGCGGCCCGCTGGCGCTTACTCCCCGTGCCGGTGATCGGCAGGGTTTATGACGGTCGCCTGTGGCTTGACCTGCGCTGTCTTGAGGATGAAACCCGGTTTATGGAGATGTTATTAAGATGATTATTGCCACCGCCGGACACGTTGACCACGGCAAAACCACGCTGCTACAGGCGATCACCGGCATCAACGCCGACCGCCTGCCGGAAGAGAAAGCGCGCGGGATGACTATCGATCTGGGCTACGCCTATTGGCCGCAGCCTGACGGACGGGTGCTGGGATTTATCGACGTGCCCGGTCACGAAAAGTTTTTGTCCAACATGCTGGCTGGCGTTGGTGGTATCGATCATGCGCTGCTGGTAGTGGCCTGCGACGATGGCGTGATGGCACAGACGCGCGAGCATCTGGCAATCCTCCAGCTTACGGGAAAGCCGACGCTAACCGTTGCGCTAACCAAAGCGGATCGCGTTGAGGCGGCGCGGGTAGAGGAGGTACGGGCGGAAATCGATGCAGTGCTGGCGGAGTTTGGCTTTACCGATGCCACTTTGTTTGCCACAGCGGCCACGGAAAACCGGGGCATCGCCGAGCTGCGTGAGCATTTGCTTCAGCTCAGTGCGCGGGCGCATCCGCAGCATCAGCGTTTTCGTCTGGCTCTCGACCGCGCGTTTACCGTCAAAGGCGCGGGGCTGGTGGTCACCGGGACGGCGCTATCCGGAGAAGTGAACGTTGGCGATACGCTGTGGCTGACCGGAGTGGATAAGCCAATGCGCGTTCGCGGTCTGCACGCGCAGAATCAGCCGGTCGAACAAGCGTGGGCCGGTCAACGCATCGCTCTGAATATCGCTGGCGATGCGCAAAAAGAGGCGCTGAATCGCGGCGACTGGCTGCTCTCGGTACCACCGCCGGAAGCGTCCGAACGCGTTATTGTCGAACTTCAGTGCCACACGCCGCTGAGCCAGTGGCAGCCGCTGCATATCCATCATGCCGCCAGCCATATTACCGGGCGGGTGTCGCTGCTGGAGGGCGATTTGGCTGAACTAGTGCTGGATACGCCGCTGCGGCTGGCGGATAACGACCGTCTGGTGCTGCGCGATATTTCCGCTCGCTTGACGCTAGCCGGTGCGCGAGTGGTGGCGCTGAATCCACCGCGCCGGGGCAAGCGTAAGCCGGAATATTTACAGTGGCTGCATGCGTTAGCGTCCGCGCAGGACGATGACGTTCAGGCGCTGGATATTCATCTGCAGCGCGATGCGGTTCGCCTTGATGATTTTGCCTGGGCGCGTCAGCTCAGCGACGAGGGCCTGAACGCGCTGATTAGCCGTCCTGACTATCTCCAGGCGGGGAACAGTCTGCTTAGCGCGCCGCTGGCGGCACGCTGGCAGCGGAAGCTGCTCGACGCCCTGGCGCGTTATCACGATCAGCATCGCGATGAGCCGGGTCCGGGCCGCGAACGTCTGCGGCGTATTGCGCTGCCGATGGAAGATGAAGCGCTGGTGCTGCTGCTGATTGAGCAGATGCGCGAAAGCGGTATCGTCCACAGCCATCACGGCTGGCTGCATCTGCCGGAACATAAAGCGGGCTTTACCGACGAGCAGCAGGCCATCTGGCAGCGGGTTGCCGGGCTGTTTGGCGATGAACCCTGGTGGGTGCGCGATCTGGCACGGGAAGCCAACGTCGAGGAGTCACTGATGCGCGCGGTATTACGCCAGGCGGCGCAGCAGGGGATGATTACTGCGATCGTTAAAGATCGCTACTACCGGAACGATCGGATTGTCGAATTCGCCAAAATGATCCGCGAACTGGATCTGGCAAAGGGCTCCACCTGCGCGGCAGATTTCCGCGATACGCTGAACGTCGGGCGCAAGCTGGCAATTCAGATCCTGGAATATTTCGACCGCATCGGCTTTACCCGCCGTCGCGGCAACGATCATATTCTGCGCGATAAAGCTTTGTTTCTTTAAGCATCTTCAGGTGAATCCCGGGTCGCGGCGTAAACGCCTTACCCGGGCTACCAGATCGTAAACGGCTGTGAACCTGTAGCCCGGTCAGCGCCCCCAGGAAATAGCGTTAACGCTGGCTCATTCGGCGAGCGATGCGCTCAAGCTTAATCATCAGCAGTAGCGTCACCCCCACCAGCACAATAGTCAGCGCCGAGCCGTCGGCGATATTGCCGCGGTCGGTCAGGCTGAAAATGGTGACCGGCAGCGTCGTCCATCCCGGCGGGTAGATCATCACCGTCGCGCCCAGCTCCCCCATCGATAGCGACAGGCTCAGCGCCAGCGCGGAGATCATCCACGGCGTCATCAGCGGCAACGTCACGTGGCGCAGGCGATACCATGGCGATGCACCGAGGCTGGAGGCGACGTTTTCGATATCGGCGGAAATCCGCGACAGACCGGTGGAAACGTTGCTGAAGGTAAAGGCGGAAATCAGCACGAAGTGCGCCGCCAGCACAATCCAGAAGGTGCCGTTCATTTGTAGTGGCCCCTGGCTGAAGGCCACCAGAATACCTAAACCCACGGACACCGATGGAATGGCGCTCGGCAAATAGAACATCAGCCCGAGGTATTTTTGCAGCTTCGCGCTGTACTGGCGCAGGGCTAGCGCCGCCCACATGCCGCACAGCAGAGCAAACAGGCTGGCGCAGAAACCGACCATCAGGCTGGAAAAGAGCGAATCCCACGCCGCGCCGCGAAATGCGTTAACGAAGTGCCCGAGGGTAAAGCCGGACGGCAGCAGGCCGTTCCACTGCTGGCTCAGGCTGGACATTAAAATCACCGCCAGCGGCAGAAAAAAGAACCCGGCAAACATCGTTACCGCCAACGCGCCCGCCGCAGTGCGGCCTTTACGCGACCAAATCAACATCGTTAGCTCCTTGCGCCGGTACGCGCGGCGGCCAGCCGGTAGAGCATAAACAGCCCCAGCGACAGCAGAATATTTATTAGCGCAATCATGCAGGCCACGCCGTAATCCGATTCGAGAATGGCTTTGCTGTAGACCATCATCGGCAGGGTATTGACCCCTTTCGCGCCGATAAACAGCACAATGCCGAACTCATTGGTGGTTAGCAGCAGGCACAGGCTGCCGCCTGCCATCAGCGCCGGAAGCGCCGCCGGGAATATCACCTGCGCGATGACCCGCAGTGGATGGGCACCAAGAATGCTCGCCGCTTCGAGCTGGCTTTTATCAATCTGCCGCAGTCCGGCCATCAGCGGGCGCATCACCAGCGGAGTGAAAACGGTGATTTCCGCCAGAATCACCCCCTGAATCGAATAGAGAAAATCGACCGGCGGCAGTTCGAAAGCAAACAGCGACATCAGCGTACCGTTCAACAAGCCCGCCGAACCGTAGATAAAGGTGAATGCGAGAGTGATGAGGAAAGTCGGCAGGGCAATAAAGGTATCAATGACCCGACCGATCAACTGGCTGCCGGGAAACGGAATAAATACCAGAATCAGCGCCAGCACGCTGCCGAGCAGCAGGCAGCCCAGCGTGGCAAAGACCGCGATTTGCAGCGTATTGAGCAATGCGTTAATAAAACGGCGGGACTCCACCACCTGCCAGAAAGTCCCGAGGCTCAGGTGACCGCTGGCATCGCGCAGCGCCTGCTCAGCAATCAGCAGCAGCGGATAGAAAAATAGCGTCGCCAGCACCAGCAGCGGTAGCAGTAGCCACAGAAAGGGCCGCAGATTCAGGGCCGGGCGCGAGCGGGTTAAGGTTTGCGACATCATTACACCTCGATCAGGACTGCATCGTTGGGTTCAAAATAGAGCGCCAGCTTGTCGCCCGCACGCGGCAGC
This Klebsiella sp. RHBSTW-00484 DNA region includes the following protein-coding sequences:
- the selB gene encoding selenocysteine-specific translation elongation factor — translated: MIIATAGHVDHGKTTLLQAITGINADRLPEEKARGMTIDLGYAYWPQPDGRVLGFIDVPGHEKFLSNMLAGVGGIDHALLVVACDDGVMAQTREHLAILQLTGKPTLTVALTKADRVEAARVEEVRAEIDAVLAEFGFTDATLFATAATENRGIAELREHLLQLSARAHPQHQRFRLALDRAFTVKGAGLVVTGTALSGEVNVGDTLWLTGVDKPMRVRGLHAQNQPVEQAWAGQRIALNIAGDAQKEALNRGDWLLSVPPPEASERVIVELQCHTPLSQWQPLHIHHAASHITGRVSLLEGDLAELVLDTPLRLADNDRLVLRDISARLTLAGARVVALNPPRRGKRKPEYLQWLHALASAQDDDVQALDIHLQRDAVRLDDFAWARQLSDEGLNALISRPDYLQAGNSLLSAPLAARWQRKLLDALARYHDQHRDEPGPGRERLRRIALPMEDEALVLLLIEQMRESGIVHSHHGWLHLPEHKAGFTDEQQAIWQRVAGLFGDEPWWVRDLAREANVEESLMRAVLRQAAQQGMITAIVKDRYYRNDRIVEFAKMIRELDLAKGSTCAADFRDTLNVGRKLAIQILEYFDRIGFTRRRGNDHILRDKALFL
- the phnV gene encoding 2-aminoethylphosphonate ABC transport system, membrane component PhnV, which produces MLIWSRKGRTAAGALAVTMFAGFFFLPLAVILMSSLSQQWNGLLPSGFTLGHFVNAFRGAAWDSLFSSLMVGFCASLFALLCGMWAALALRQYSAKLQKYLGLMFYLPSAIPSVSVGLGILVAFSQGPLQMNGTFWIVLAAHFVLISAFTFSNVSTGLSRISADIENVASSLGASPWYRLRHVTLPLMTPWMISALALSLSLSMGELGATVMIYPPGWTTLPVTIFSLTDRGNIADGSALTIVLVGVTLLLMIKLERIARRMSQR
- the phnU gene encoding 2-aminoethylphosphonate ABC transporter permease subunit, which codes for MSQTLTRSRPALNLRPFLWLLLPLLVLATLFFYPLLLIAEQALRDASGHLSLGTFWQVVESRRFINALLNTLQIAVFATLGCLLLGSVLALILVFIPFPGSQLIGRVIDTFIALPTFLITLAFTFIYGSAGLLNGTLMSLFAFELPPVDFLYSIQGVILAEITVFTPLVMRPLMAGLRQIDKSQLEAASILGAHPLRVIAQVIFPAALPALMAGGSLCLLLTTNEFGIVLFIGAKGVNTLPMMVYSKAILESDYGVACMIALINILLSLGLFMLYRLAAARTGARS